A genomic segment from Streptomyces sp. NBC_00459 encodes:
- a CDS encoding VOC family protein: protein MGIQRIESVTYGVDDLGTCVRFFDDFGLFLVERTDEHAVFETLTGQSLHLDTRPGPSLPPPVEDGPTLREVVWGVDTGQELHRLVAEAGRDRTVRASADGVHHTVDGTGFGVGLTLARPKPASVTPRPANTLGSVDRWNTVLEPITRVRPLRMCHVALNIPKEGREEAFAFYTERLGFRPTDVVEPMGVFMQAPGDEDQHTMLLCHRPDRAGINHIAYEVPGFDDVVEGGNHMIDKGWREARRLGRHTVGSNVFRFLHAPCGGRVEYAADMDRVDDSYGTRVHEAAPPHHIWALRTNRDQQDASAS, encoded by the coding sequence ATGGGAATCCAGAGAATCGAATCGGTCACCTACGGTGTGGACGACCTCGGCACCTGCGTCCGGTTCTTCGACGACTTCGGCCTGTTCCTCGTCGAGAGGACCGACGAGCACGCGGTGTTCGAGACACTCACCGGGCAGAGCCTGCACCTGGACACCCGCCCCGGCCCGTCGCTGCCGCCCCCGGTCGAGGACGGCCCCACTCTGCGCGAGGTGGTGTGGGGCGTCGACACCGGGCAGGAGCTCCATCGGCTGGTCGCCGAGGCGGGGCGCGACCGCACGGTCCGAGCGAGCGCCGACGGCGTCCACCACACCGTCGATGGGACCGGCTTCGGGGTGGGTCTGACCCTGGCCCGGCCGAAGCCGGCGTCCGTCACACCGCGGCCCGCCAACACGCTGGGCAGTGTTGACCGCTGGAACACCGTCCTGGAGCCGATCACCCGGGTGCGCCCGCTGCGCATGTGTCATGTGGCGCTGAACATCCCGAAGGAGGGCAGGGAGGAGGCGTTCGCGTTCTACACCGAGCGCCTCGGCTTCCGGCCCACCGACGTGGTCGAGCCCATGGGCGTGTTCATGCAGGCCCCGGGCGACGAGGACCAGCACACCATGCTGCTGTGCCACCGTCCCGACCGGGCGGGGATCAACCACATCGCCTACGAGGTACCGGGCTTCGACGATGTCGTCGAGGGCGGCAACCACATGATCGACAAAGGCTGGCGGGAAGCACGCCGGCTCGGTCGGCACACCGTCGGCTCCAACGTCTTCCGCTTCCTGCACGCCCCCTGCGGCGGCCGGGTCGAGTACGCCGCCGACATGGACCGCGTCGACGACTCGTACGGAACGCGCGTGCACGAGGCCGCCCCGCCCCACCACATCTGGGCGCTGCGCACCAACCGCGATCAGCAGGACGCCTCCGCCTCCTGA